GTGTACATCATCGCGCTGCCGTTCTTCGGCATCGTGTCAGAGGTGTTCCCTGTCTTCAGCCGGAAGCCCATTTTCGGGTACAAGACTCTTGTCTACGCGACGATTTCGATTGCCGCACTGTCGGTAACCGTGTGGGCTCACCATATGTACGTCACGGGGTCGGTGCTTCTACCGTTCTTCTCGCTGATGACGATGCTGATCGCGGTGCCAACCGGAGTGAAGATCTTCAACTGGATCGGAACGATGTGGCGAGGCTCCATAACGTTTGAGACGCCAATGCTCTGGGCGATCGGCTTCTTGATCACCTTTACATTCGGTGGTCTCACTGGCGTGATCCTTGCCTCGCCACCGCTTGACTTCCACGTTTCCGACACATATTTTGTCGTCGCGCACTTCCACTATGTGGTCTTCGGAACTGTCGTGTTTGCCATGTTCTCGGGCTTCTACTTCTGGTGGCCGAAGTGGACGGGCAAGCTTCTGAACGAGCGGCTCGGCTACTGGCACTTCTGGCTGCTGTTCGTCGGGTTCCACACAACTTTCCTCGTGCAGCACTGGCTCGGAGTCATGGGCATGCCGCGACGGTATGCAACGTACTCGCCAGAGGATGGCTTCACCTGGATGAACCAGCTGTCGACGCTCGGAGCGATGATTCTCGCAGTTTCGATGATTCCATTTTTCCTCAATGTCTACATCACAGCTCGTCGCGCGCCCAAGGTGACGGTCGACGACCCCTGGGGCTACGGAGCGTCGCTCGAATGGGCAACGAGTTGCCCGCCGCCGAGACATAACTTCACGTCGATCCCACGCATCCGCTCTGAGCGTCCAGCGTTTGACCTCAATCATCCGGAAACAGTGATGCCGATGCCTCAGGCCGCAGTCAGCTCATCAGCTGCCCCTTCTGATGCACAGCGAGAGGACAACTGACCGATGGTCGCAAATATCAGGATTTTTTGGATTATCTGTGTCTTCTTCTTCATCGTCAGCGCGATGTATGCCGTGTGGGGCATTCTTGATCCCCTTCAGGCAGGCATTGAGTGGGCCGGAACGATTGCCCTTGCTCTCGTGGGAGTTCTCGGCGGCCTGATCGCGTTCTACCTCGGCCTTGTGCACCGTAATCAGGGAGGCGTTCTCCCTGAAGACCGGGTCGATGCCAACATTGACGACGGTGACCCGGAGCTCGGGCACTTCAGCCCGTGGAGCTGGTGGCCGATTTTTCTCGCCGGTTCTGCTGGCCTTGTGCTTATCGGGCTCGCTGTCGGGTTCTGGATTTCGTACATCGCCGTCCCACTTATCGTGATTGCCCTCGTGGGTTGGGTCTTCGAGTACTACAGAGGCTATTTCGCGCGCTGACGCACGTCACACGAATGGTATGAGGCGGCGATTCTTCGGATTCGCCGCCTCATCGCTTTCTCCGCGGCCGGTTCGGGGTGTGGTTCGAGGTGTACGCGACACTGTGCACGGCCCTCAGGCAACTTCCTGAGGCCGTTGAACAACGCAATTCCATACCAGGCGGGCTCTCGATTGATTCGGCAGCCGTCGCCTCGACAGACTCCTTGTTCATTAATGTCGATACCAAGACGTCGCTCGTCAACGAGCTCTAGTGGCCGTGAACATGTGACGGTATCGCCGCAACGGTCGAAGCTGGCGTTCGCAACAAACAAGCTCGGGCTTGACCGAGACTCTCGTTTCACGCCTTGCCAACGGCACGAACCGTCGCCTTCAATTGCATCGGCAGCGCTATGCCCTCAACGATGTCCATATAACATCTCGGGGGAGACTCCATGGTGATGCTTCGAGTGCACCCCCGTATGGCACGAAGCGCACGGCACTGGTTTTGCGGCTGGTTCTCTACAAGAAAGAGGGCCGCGTCACGACGAATCGTGACCCGGCCCTCTGAACCTGCGTTGTCAGTGGTGGTCGTGCGACTGCTCGATTTCAGCCTGCGAGACCGGAGAAATGCGGTCTTCGAAGAACCACCGGGACAGGGCAGCGCGGAATCGCTGACCGGTCGTGATCTTTCCACGTGAGTTTGGGCGGATCATGAGCGGCTTGTAGCTGTCCTGGCTCACGAGCTTCCAGAGTTCGTATTCATCGACGGGCTGGTGAACCTCGATGTATTCCCCGCCGGGAAGCCGCACGATGCGTCCTGATTCGTACCCGTGTAGCGCGATCTCGCGGTCCTTCTTCTGAAGTGCCAGGCAGATACGCTTCGTGACGAAATACGCAACGATCGGCCCGAGGATCAGCATCGCCTGAAGACCATGGATAACGCCCTCCATGGTGAGCTGGAAATGCGTCGCGATCAGGTCAGAGCTTGCCGCTGCCCAAAGAGCCGCGTAGAACGTGACTCCGGCTGCGCCAATAGCGGTGCGGGTCGGCGCGTTGCGCGGGCGGTCGAGCAAGTGGTGCTCGCGCTTGTCGCCAGTGATCCAGGCCTCGACGAACGGATAGATCAAGACGAGAACGATGAACAGCCCGAGCGCAAGCAGGGGAATGATGATGTTGAATGACCAGGTATGGCTCAACCAGACGAACTCCAAGTGCGGTGGCACAAGGCGCAACGCACCGTCGGCAAAGCCGATATACCAGTCGGGTTGGGTTCCGGCCGACACCGGTGACGGGTCGTAGGGGCCGTAGTTCCAGACCGGGTTGATCGTAAAGAGCGAAGCGATGAGCGCGATGACGCCAAAGACGATAAAGAAGAATCCACCTGCCTTGGCGGCGTAAACCGGAAGGACGGGGAAGCCGACGACATTGCGTTGTGTCTTGCCCGGCCCAGGGTACTGGGTGTGCTTATGAACCACCACGAACATCAGGTGAAGTGCGATGAATAAGACGACGATTGCCGGCAACAGCAGAATATGCAACGTATAGAGCCTGCCGACAATCTGGTCGCCAGGGAACTCGCCGCCGAAGAGCAGATATGACGTCCAGGTGCCAATCAAGGGGATGCCCTTGACCATTCCGTCGATAATTCGCAAGCCATTCCCTGACAGGAGATCGTCAGGCAGCGAGTAACCGGTGAAGCCTTCGGCCATCGCGAGGATGAACAGCACGAAGCCAATCACCCAGTTGAGTTCGCGTGGTTTGCGGAATGCGCCGGTGAAATAGATCCGGAGCATGTGCAGGCCGATTGCAGCGACAAAGAGCAGTGCCGCCCAGTGGTGGATCTGCCGCATGAGCAGTCCGCCGCGAATGTCGAATGAGATGTCAAGCGTCGAAGCCATGGCGGCAGACATCTCGACGCCCTTGAGCGGAACATATGAGCCGTCGTAGTGGACCTCGGCCATTGACGCTTGGAAGAAGAACGTCAGGAATGAGCCCGATAGCAGAATGACGACGAAGCTGTAGAGAGCGACCTCTCCGAGAAGGAACGACCAGTGATCGGGAAAGACCTTTCGGCCGAACTCCTTGACGGCAGCTGAGATGCTCGTGCGCTCGTCGATATAGTTTGACGCCGCAGCGGTGAATCCCCCGGAGGACTTCTGAGCCTCAGGGGATGACGTGGTTGCTGTGGTGGTACTCAATGACGCTCCCAGAAGCTCGGTCCGACAGGCTCGGTGAAGTCGCTCTGTGCGACGAGGTAACCCTCGCCATCAACAGCGATCGGAAGCTGCGGAAGGGGACGTGCTGCCGGCCCGAAGATGACCGCACAGTGGTTTGTGACATCGAACTGTGACTGGTGGCACGGGCAGAGCAGGTGGTGCGTGCGCTGCTCATACAGCGCGACAGGGCAGCCGACGTGAGTGCAGACCTTAGAGTAAGCGACGATACCGTCGTATGACCATGACTTGCGCTCCTCGGTCTCGTTCAACTGATCAGGCTGCAGACGCATCAGGAGGACAATTGCCTTTGCCTTCTCTTCAAGCATTCCATCGGAGTGCGAAATGTCGGCGAGCCCATCGGGAATGACATGGAAGGCGGAACCAAAGGTGACATCGGCCGCCTTGATCGGCGCACCATCCGGGTCGCGGGTGAGGCGTGTGCCCTTTTCCCACATGGTGTGGCTGAGAAGAGCGACGGGCTCTGTGTCTTTTCCTTCGGGTGCAAGCCCCCGGAAGAGCGCGATAGCCGGAAGGGGGAAGGCAATGAGCGCACCGAAAAGCGTGTTGCGAATCATGGAGCGTCGACCGAAACCAGATTCCTTGTTCGCAACGTCGAATACCTCGACAGCTGCCTGACGCGTGTCATCGCTGCCACGGACGGGATGCCGAATATCAATTGCCTCTTCGTCGGCCATAAGCGCTTTGCCCCAGTGCACAGCACCGATTCCCAGTGCGAGGAGCGCGAGAGCGATGCCGAGCCCGATGAAGAGGTTGTTGAGTCGCACAGACCCCATGTCCCCGGGGTTGATAGGGAAAGCCATATACGCGGCGACGGCCCAGACGCTGCCGACGATCGAAAGATAGAAGAGCGTGTAGACGGTGCGTGCCGCGCGCTTTTCCTTCTTCGGGTCAAGATCGGTAACGCGCTTCCGGTGAGCGGGTAGACCGGGATTCTTCACCGCATCCGGTGCCACGACGGCGGTGCCGGTGGATGCACCCGGCACTGCGATGTGGGCTGACGAGTCGTCAGCGGCGAGCTCCTTGCCGCTGTTGTCGTCCTGTGCCATTCTGCTCCTTCTTACAGGTTTTCGTTTGTGTGATCGGCCAGCGTTAGTTTGACTTCGCTGTGATCCACACAGTGATCGCGACGATGCTTCCGAGCCCGAAGATCCAGATGAACAGGCCCTCGGAAACGGGCCCGAGCGAGCCGAGTCCGAATCCGCCAACGGATGGTGTGTTCTCCATGTACTTCAGTGCAGTGATGATGTCGCGCTTGTCTTCGGGGGAGAGATTGGCATCGTTAAAGACCGGCATATTCTGCGGTCCGGTGACCATTGCCTCATAGATGTGTGCCTCGGTGACACCAGTCAGTGGCGGCGCGAACTTGCCTTCCGTGAGCGCGCCGCCGGCACCAGCGACGTTGTGGCACATGGCGCAGTTGATGCGGAACAACTCAGCACCGTTTGCCGCGTCGCCCTGTGCATCGAGGTATTTTTCCTCGGGGACGGCCGGCCCAGGTGCAAACGAGGCGACATATGCGGCAAGAGCTGCCGTGTCGCTCTCAGTGAACTGCTTGGGCTTGACGCGTGCCTGCGGGCCCTGCATCTGCAGCGGCATCCGGCCTGTGCCGACCTGGAAATCGACGGAGGCCTCACCGACACCGAGAAGCGAGGGCCCGTCTGACGTACCCTCGAGGTTCATGCCGTGGCACGTCGCGCAGTTGGCAGCGAAGAGTTTTTCGCCGTTCTCCAACTGTTCTTGCGATGACGGAGCCTTTGTTGACTCGTCTGCCGACGCTGTGGCGGAGCTGAAGGCAGCGTAAGCGCCGCCTGAGAAAAGAAGGCCGATCGCAATGAGTGCGACGTTGGCGAGAGGGTGACGACGCCCTCTCTTAGACACCTTCGCCGTGGCCATACCTGAACGTGACATACGCGCTGTCTGCTCCGAAATCTATTGAAGAACGTAAATGACGAGGAAGAGGCCGACCCACACGACGTCGACGAAGTGCCAGTAATACGACACGACGATGGCGGTGGTCGCCTCCTTATGAGCGAAAGTCTTGACGGCATAAGCGCGCCCAATGACGAAGAGGAACGCCAGCAACCCACCGGTCACGTGCAGTCCGTGGAAGCCTGTTGTCAAGTAGAACGCCGAACCATAGGCGCTGGACGATAATGTGATGCCCTCGCTGACGAGTGTCGCGTACTCCCAGACTTGACCGCCGACGAAGATGGCGCCAAGTGCGTAGGTGAGGAAGAACCATTCGACCATTCCCCACTGAGTTGGCTTCCATCCAGTTGCCCGGGATTGCATGCGCTCAGCGGCGAAGACTCCGAACTGGCAGGTGAACGACGACGATACAAGGATCAACGTGTTCACTGTCGCGAACGGGACGTTGAGAACTTCGGTCGAAGACTCCCAGAGGACGGGGGATGTGGAACGCAGTGTGAAGTAGATGGCGAAGAGACCAGCGAAGAACATCACTTCGCTGCCGAGCCATACGATGGTTCCGACCATCACGGCGTTCGGCCTCTTCAACGCAGCTGCGCTGGGGGCATAGTTCATTGAGGTGCTCGTCACGATTCCATTATGGCCGATATTCGGCGGGATTTTTTGCACGACGAGCCGAGGAGCATCCGGATGACCCTTATGTGCCACTTAAAGTCGCCCGTTAATCGCCTTTGAGTTCTGATCACCCGTGGGACATCGATAAGATCAGCGTCATGTCTGATCGAATTTCATGGCCGCAGATCCTCACTCAGCTTTTGGCGCGAGAAAACCTCAGTGTTTCCGAGGCGACGTGGGCGATGCAGCAGATCATGACGGGCGATGCGACCGAAGCGCAGATCGCCGCGTTCACCGTTGCCCTGCAGGCGAAGGGTGAAACCGTCGACGAGATTGTCGGCTTCCGCGACGCCATTCTTGCTGAGGCTGTCGAGCTTCCTGCAGATTCCATGGCGCTCGACATTGTCGGCACCGGTGGCGACCGCTACGGAACGTTCAACATTTCTTCGACCGCGTCGATCATCATTGCGGCGGCGGGAGTCCCCGTGATCAAAC
The Paramicrobacterium chengjingii DNA segment above includes these coding regions:
- the ctaD gene encoding aa3-type cytochrome oxidase subunit I, with the translated sequence MTTVTDLPEGQAKVVNQSRVEHKGNILVKWITSTDHKTIGYMYLIASFMFFCIGGVMALIIRAQLFEPGLELVPTKEQYNQLFTMHGTIMLLMFATPLFAGFANVLMPLQIGAPDVAFPRLNAFAFWLFLFGSLIAVSGFLTPQGAASFGWFAYTPLSSTTFSPGAGGNLWALGLSMSGFGTILGAVNFITTIVTMRAPGMTMFRMAIFTWNTLITSLLILMAFPVLAAALFGLAADRVFDAQIFNPANGGVILWQHLFWFFGHPEVYIIALPFFGIVSEVFPVFSRKPIFGYKTLVYATISIAALSVTVWAHHMYVTGSVLLPFFSLMTMLIAVPTGVKIFNWIGTMWRGSITFETPMLWAIGFLITFTFGGLTGVILASPPLDFHVSDTYFVVAHFHYVVFGTVVFAMFSGFYFWWPKWTGKLLNERLGYWHFWLLFVGFHTTFLVQHWLGVMGMPRRYATYSPEDGFTWMNQLSTLGAMILAVSMIPFFLNVYITARRAPKVTVDDPWGYGASLEWATSCPPPRHNFTSIPRIRSERPAFDLNHPETVMPMPQAAVSSSAAPSDAQREDN
- a CDS encoding cytochrome c oxidase subunit 4; translated protein: MVANIRIFWIICVFFFIVSAMYAVWGILDPLQAGIEWAGTIALALVGVLGGLIAFYLGLVHRNQGGVLPEDRVDANIDDGDPELGHFSPWSWWPIFLAGSAGLVLIGLAVGFWISYIAVPLIVIALVGWVFEYYRGYFAR
- the qcrB gene encoding cytochrome bc1 complex cytochrome b subunit, with the translated sequence MSTTTATTSSPEAQKSSGGFTAAASNYIDERTSISAAVKEFGRKVFPDHWSFLLGEVALYSFVVILLSGSFLTFFFQASMAEVHYDGSYVPLKGVEMSAAMASTLDISFDIRGGLLMRQIHHWAALLFVAAIGLHMLRIYFTGAFRKPRELNWVIGFVLFILAMAEGFTGYSLPDDLLSGNGLRIIDGMVKGIPLIGTWTSYLLFGGEFPGDQIVGRLYTLHILLLPAIVVLFIALHLMFVVVHKHTQYPGPGKTQRNVVGFPVLPVYAAKAGGFFFIVFGVIALIASLFTINPVWNYGPYDPSPVSAGTQPDWYIGFADGALRLVPPHLEFVWLSHTWSFNIIIPLLALGLFIVLVLIYPFVEAWITGDKREHHLLDRPRNAPTRTAIGAAGVTFYAALWAAASSDLIATHFQLTMEGVIHGLQAMLILGPIVAYFVTKRICLALQKKDREIALHGYESGRIVRLPGGEYIEVHQPVDEYELWKLVSQDSYKPLMIRPNSRGKITTGQRFRAALSRWFFEDRISPVSQAEIEQSHDHH
- the qcrA gene encoding cytochrome bc1 complex Rieske iron-sulfur subunit, which translates into the protein MAQDDNSGKELAADDSSAHIAVPGASTGTAVVAPDAVKNPGLPAHRKRVTDLDPKKEKRAARTVYTLFYLSIVGSVWAVAAYMAFPINPGDMGSVRLNNLFIGLGIALALLALGIGAVHWGKALMADEEAIDIRHPVRGSDDTRQAAVEVFDVANKESGFGRRSMIRNTLFGALIAFPLPAIALFRGLAPEGKDTEPVALLSHTMWEKGTRLTRDPDGAPIKAADVTFGSAFHVIPDGLADISHSDGMLEEKAKAIVLLMRLQPDQLNETEERKSWSYDGIVAYSKVCTHVGCPVALYEQRTHHLLCPCHQSQFDVTNHCAVIFGPAARPLPQLPIAVDGEGYLVAQSDFTEPVGPSFWERH
- the qcrC gene encoding cytochrome bc1 complex diheme cytochrome c subunit yields the protein MATAKVSKRGRRHPLANVALIAIGLLFSGGAYAAFSSATASADESTKAPSSQEQLENGEKLFAANCATCHGMNLEGTSDGPSLLGVGEASVDFQVGTGRMPLQMQGPQARVKPKQFTESDTAALAAYVASFAPGPAVPEEKYLDAQGDAANGAELFRINCAMCHNVAGAGGALTEGKFAPPLTGVTEAHIYEAMVTGPQNMPVFNDANLSPEDKRDIITALKYMENTPSVGGFGLGSLGPVSEGLFIWIFGLGSIVAITVWITAKSN
- the ctaE gene encoding aa3-type cytochrome oxidase subunit III yields the protein MNYAPSAAALKRPNAVMVGTIVWLGSEVMFFAGLFAIYFTLRSTSPVLWESSTEVLNVPFATVNTLILVSSSFTCQFGVFAAERMQSRATGWKPTQWGMVEWFFLTYALGAIFVGGQVWEYATLVSEGITLSSSAYGSAFYLTTGFHGLHVTGGLLAFLFVIGRAYAVKTFAHKEATTAIVVSYYWHFVDVVWVGLFLVIYVLQ